The genomic segment TTAAAGCCAAAATCGTGCTGGACGATCACGACATTGCCATAGGTGTAGGCGTATTCGGTATAGCCGTCCTCTGTCCAACTGTAGTTATCGGACGCCCAAATGACCAAGCCATCGCCGGCGGCGCGAACTTCCTTCCCATCCATGTTGGGGAGGTCAATCCCATGATGGACACGCAGCCCATTCAAGGGGCCATTTGAGCCGTAGACGTACCATGTTAATTGGGTGCTGTTTGCGCTGGAATCGACGGGGCGGCGAAACCAGAAATGGTCGCGGGGGTCAAGCGAGAGCGGGGCGAGTTCGGGCGGGGGCGAGAATCCGCCGGGTTGGGCGTTTGGATCACGAACCGTCCCACCTCTTGAGGGGATAGGGGCGGCAGCAGTGGGCGCGGGGCGGGTGGGGCTGGCGTTGGGGATCAAGCGCGTTGGGGTGGGTGTGGAGTCCCAGTAATTCGTCGCCATAGGCGTTAGAGTTGGTGGCTCGACAAGGGGCATGACGATCACCACGCCCGGTGTTGCCGTTGGGTTTAGCAAGGGATTGCTGATCACGCCGACCCATGCCGCATCACGCGGGGTGGGGGTGAGATCAGCGGTGGGAAGGATCGTCGCTGCGGGGGGGAGGGACACCTCGTCCCCACCAGAAGGGGGCGGGGCATTGCGGACGATGAAAAAAACGCCAAGCGCTAATGCCAAAAGCAGGACGAGGAGTCCCTGTTGGGTGCGGCGTGGGTGAGGCATGGTTATTTCCCGTTAGCCCCCATCCGGCGGGCGTGGGGTTGGTGTGCGGGAAGGACCAAAGGTGGGCGTAGCTTGCGGCGTCCGCGTGGGAATGGCGGTGGGACCGAACAGGAAGGCGTCAATTTCAGCTTGGGTATAGAGTTCAAACATTGCCTCTGCCCAGGCTAACCCCTCGCGTTTATCGAATTCCCAATAGAGCAGGCTTGGGAAATTGCTGCGCCATTGGCGCTCAGAAGGCAAGCGCTCCCACCCAAAATCGGCGGCAAGCTGTGTGAAATCGACATAATACCCTTTGGGGATCGCCCCCTTGCGCCGCCCGCCCTGTTCAAAGACGGCGGGATCGTTGCCCTCGATGCGGCTGGCGAAATCCCAGGGGTATTCCTTGAGCGGCTCGCCCAAGCGCCCATCCTGAAAGGCGGGATCGACGCGGATGTACACCCGCCAATAGGTGTTTGCCCCAATATCCTCGCGCATGATCTCAATGGGAGCGGGGGTGTTGAAGATCAGGTTGCGGTCAAAGGCAAAGGCACGTCCGGCGTAGTGCCAACTCTGGCGACTTTGACCGGGTTCGGGAAGGCGATCCCGCGTCCAGAGCAAATCGGCTGGCGCACCGAGAAAATCGTAGCCAATGCGCTGTGTTGATACCTCGCGGAGGGCGACGAAGCTATCGTCCACGCGGTCTGAGAGGACGGGCAGCGGGGCGCGTATGGCGGGCAAGCGGCGGAATTGGTAAAAGGGCGGGGAGGCGCTCTCTGGGGCAACCGCTTCCGAATAGAGCGGGGGATCGTTGGGTTTTGCCCCGCCGCTGGTGATGAGCGAATCGGGTAGTTCCGCCGCCGTCCAATGGGGGTGGCTGGCACGTCCCGGGAGGGAGATTGCCAACGGGGAGGCGACGCCGATCCCCGTTGCCAAGCCGCCAACAAGCGTTGTTTGCCCGTTAACATCCAAGGCAAAGACAAGGCTCTGACTGTTCGGTGACCACGCTGGTTCACGCCCCCGCCCAATGGTCAGCGGGACTCCGGTTGGGTTGTTGAAACTCTTGCTAAAGACGAGTTCTACCCCTTCGCTGTAGGCGCTGTAGGCAATATTTACCCCATCGGGACTCCATGCGGGGAATTTTTCCTCAATCGTTGGGGTGTTCGTCAGCCGCAGCGCTTCTTCTTCCACCGGACGATCAAGGCTGATCACGTAAATCTCGGCGTTCCCATCGCGCTGGCTTACATAGGCAATATTGCGCAGGCGGCTAGGGGCAGGACCCCATGCCGGAGCGTAATCGGGGGCGGGGTTGTAGGTGAGCCGCTGTGGTTCGCCGCCGCCGCCCGCCGCAATGATGTAAATATCGAGATTGTCGTTGGTGTACGCCTCGTAAGCAATGAACGCCCCATCGGGACTCCATGTTGGGTTTGCCTCGTAGCCGGAGGTCACCGTGAGCCGTGTGAGGGCGCCCGATTCCATGTCTAGCGTGTAGAGTTCCCAGTTTCCATCGCGGCGGCTGGTGAAGGCAATCCGTTTCCCATCGGGACTCCATGCTGGGTCCCGATCATCGACGGGGGTATTTGTCAGCCGGAGCGGCTGCGCCATGCCAATGCCCAAGACAAAGAGATTTTCCCGCCCCTCCACGCGCAGGGAATAGACGATGCTCCCGCCGACCCGTAAAGGATCAGGGACGGGCGAGGGGGAAGCCGTCGGGGTGAGGGTGGGCGTGGGGCTTGGAATCGTGGGGAGGATGGGTAGTGCGACAGCCCCATCGCTGGTGGGCGGGAGGCGGTTGGCAGTTCCGGCATTGTTCGTCGTCCAAAGGACGATGCCAATGAGGGCGATCAAGAGGACGACGGTGAACAAGCTCAAGACGCGGTTTTGGGATTTCAAGGGGTCTTCGCGGATGAGCGTGCGCGGCGTTTCGGCGGCTGCCCGCTGCGCCATGGACTGGCGGCGAAGGGTGGCGTTGTACGCCCCACGTCCGACGCTTGCCGTGCGAAAGACGATGGCAAGCACGGCAAGCAGCAGCGCCGTGAAGGACAACCGAAGATAGAACAACTGTCGCGCCAGCCAAGCGCCGCCCCACGCAAGAACGCGCAGCCCGGCATTGGTCAGTTTGTCTGCGGCGCGGAAAGCGCGAAGAAGCATACCCTCTCCCACAACGGTGCTGAGTGTTCAGCACACCGAACGTGGGAATGATACTCAAAGCCGCCCCTCTTGGCAATTTGTGTTTTGCTCCTTTCTAGGAGTCACACCCTTACCCTCATCCCCCTGCGACCCGCCTTCGGCGTGTACCCGCTCTCCCAATGGGAGAAGGGGGAAGCCATTTTTTGAGGGGGAAGCCCCCTCAACCTTCTCCTTTCAATACATACTAGGGTAAACACGTTCAACTGCGTAAGCCCTCCCTTCGTCAAAGACCCCCTCATTGACGCTCTCACCCTTTCCGGTGTACGCTTGGCAGACGCCGCACACATGGGGGGTAAGGTAACCATGAACCCTGAGACGATCCGCGAGATCAGCGATCTTTTGATGCCGCTATGCGGGGGAGAGGAGGAACGCCGCGCATTGTTCCTTGCCGCCTTAGGCAGCCGCCACCCCCTTTTGGCACAGATCACCTTCTCCGGCGCGGTGGGCGATTTTCTCCCCAACGCCCTTGACCGTGCCTATGCCTATGGGATGGTTTCCGAGGCGGACGAACGAAACGCCCTGTGGGTATTTTTGCTCACTGCCGCTGAACAGATGGGGGCGGATAAACAAGCGCGAATTGCCGCGCTGAAACGGGCGGTGAACCGCATTGATGCCCAACCCGGCGATCAGGTATTTCTCTCTTATGCCCGCAAAGACAAGGCGTTTGTCGATGCCCTCATCACCGATCTCAACCAACGGGGCGTCAAGGTTTGGATTGACCAGCGCGGCTTGAAACCCGGCACGCCCGATTGGGAACAGGCAATTCGGGGGGCGATTCAGCGTTCGTGGGGGGTGCTGCTCGTCGCCTCCCCTGATTCGCGGCGATCCTCGTATGTGCAAGATGAGATCGCCATTGCCGAGATGTATAGCCGTCCGCTTTATCCTGTGTGGGCGGTGGGGGAGCATTGGATCGACTGCATCCCGATGGGTCTGGGGAAGATTCAATATGTGGATATGCGGGGGGACGCCTACCGCACGGGGATTGAGGCGATTGCCGCCGCCTTACGGGGACGGGAATCCACTGGAGAGATGCCCGCCGCGCCGCCGGCTGCCGCCGAAACGGGCGGTGAGCCGCGCAACCCGTACAAAGGCTTGCGCGCCTTCCGCGCCGAGGATGAACGTGATTTCTTCGGGCGCGATGGGCTGATCAAAACGCTCATGGTGCGGTTGGAAGGCGAAAGGTTCGTTGCGGTGGTGGGCGCATCGGGGTCGGGGAAGTCGAGTTTGGTCATGGCAGGGGTGATGCCCGCGCTCCGCCGAGCGCACCCCGATTGGATATTCATTGATCCGTTCGTCCCCGGCAGACACCCGCTGGAACGAACGGCACTTGCCTTCAGCAGCGTCTTTCCGGCGCGGAGCGTCAAGGCGATTCTAGACGATCTGGACATGAGCGGCGGGCGTGGGCTGCACATCCTTGCCCAAAATGCCCTGAAAGCCCCCGGCGGGCGTGTCGTTCTCTTGATCGATCAGTTCGAGGAATTGTTTACCCTCACCGCGACGGAAAGTGAACGCCAACGATTCATTGATCTGCTGACAACAGCGCTTGCTGAGGGCAATTCGCCCCTGAATGTGATTCTCACGCTCCGCGCCGATTTTTATGATCGCCCCTTGAATTACGCCGATCTGGGGCGCTTGGTGAAGGATCACAGCGAGTCCATCCTCCCCTTCAGCCTGACCGATCTGAAAGATGCCATTGAGCGCCCCGCCGGACAGAACGATGTCCAACTGATCTTCGATCGGGGACTGGTCGCTGAACTTGTTTTTGAGGTGCGCGAACAAACGGGGGCAATGCCCCTCTTGCAGTTCACCCTCGATCAGCTTTTTCAACGGCGGGAGGGTCGCCGCCTGACCCGCGCCGCCTATGACGCCATTGGCGGGGTGCGCGGGGCGCTGGCGAAACATGCTGAGGCAACCTACCTTGCCCTCCCAAGCGACGCCCACCGCGCTCTTGCCCATTTTTTGCTCTTGCGCCTGATCGAACCCGGTGCAACGGAGCAAGATACCACCCGCCGCCGCGCCAACAGCGCCGATCTGGTGTTGACGGACGGAGCGGCATCGGCACGTCTTACAGAGGTGCGCCAAGCCTTTACCGAGGCGCGCCTTCTGACGGCGGATCGCGTTGGAGAGATCGAGACGGTGGAGGTGAGTCACGAGGCGCTGATCCGCGAATGGGGGCGGCTGAAAGTCTGGCTGAGCGAGGGGCGCGAGGGGATTCGCGCACAGCAAATCGTCGCCCAGGATGCGGCGGAATGGCGGCGGAAAGGAAAACGCCCCGACGATCTGTATCGCGGGAGCAAGCTGATTGACGCCCAAGAGTGGGCAAAACGCGGCTCGGCAAGCGGGTTGGAGGCGGAATTCATCGCCGCTTCAGAGGCGGCGGAACAAGCGCGGGCGGCGGATGAGCAGGGGCGCATTGATCAACTGCGCCGGATGGAAGTGGGGGCAAGGCGCACCCGTCAGCGGTTGTTGATCACGACGGTGTTCGCGGCGGTGATCATTATGGCGGCGATCCTTGCCGCCTATCTTGGCTTTCAAGGGCAGCAATTAGCACGAGAGCAGGAGAATACGGCAAAGAAAGCCGTCGCTGCGGCACAAGACACCTCTACGGCGATTGCAGGGGTTGCCGCCACCGCTGAGGTGAAGCAAGCGACTGCCGAACAAAAGGTGAGGGATGCCGAGATAAAAGCGGCTGAGGTGGAGAAAAAGATCGCCGCCGCCGATGCCAACCTGACCCGCACAGAGGTGCTGCGCCTTGCTGCGCTCTCGGATACCGTTTTCGCACAGGGAGGGAATGCCGCCACCGCCGCATTGCTGGCGATCCGCTCGCTGAGGACGGGCAGCACGTCAGAGGGGGATTTAGCCCTTCAGCGGGCGCTGGCGAGTCTTTACACGGCGAAGGTCTTTGCCCGTACTCAGTCGCCTTTTTCGCCCATAGGGATTCTCGCTTTTTCGCCCGATGGTCAGTTTGCGCTCATTCAGGCGGATAGTGACCTGCAATTGTGGGCGGTGGAACAGGGCATTAAGATGGGGAGCTTTCCGCTGACGACAAGTACAAGTCCCCCTCAATTTTCTGCCGATGGGCAGTTCCTTGTCATGGGGATCAACGATAAAGTCATTTTCTATCGTGTGCAAACAGGGGAGGCAGTAAAGACCTTTGCCAACCCCACCCACTATACAACAAATGCCAGTTATAACTATGTTGTCCGCTATGCCGCACTCACCGCTGATGGCAAAACGCTCCTTACCTATAGCGAGGATAATGCGATTCGCCTTTGGGATGTGTCCGCCGAAAAAGAGCTTCCGGCGTGGTCACAGGCAGTTGATGGGTTAAGTGGGGTGCAGCTTTCCCCCGATGGACGGTATGTCCTGTTTATCTTGAGCAACGGAGATGGCATGGCGCTGCATGAATTAACCAGCGGGCGCTTGGTGCGCAGCTATAAACCACACAGAAATACGATTTACAGGGCAGTTTTTACCCCGGATGGACAGGGAATTCTCACTGCCAGTGCGGATAGTACAGCCCGTTTG from the Anaerolineales bacterium genome contains:
- a CDS encoding peptidoglycan DD-metalloendopeptidase family protein, coding for MPHPRRTQQGLLVLLLALALGVFFIVRNAPPPSGGDEVSLPPAATILPTADLTPTPRDAAWVGVISNPLLNPTATPGVVIVMPLVEPPTLTPMATNYWDSTPTPTRLIPNASPTRPAPTAAAPIPSRGGTVRDPNAQPGGFSPPPELAPLSLDPRDHFWFRRPVDSSANSTQLTWYVYGSNGPLNGLRVHHGIDLPNMDGKEVRAAGDGLVIWASDNYSWTEDGYTEYAYTYGNVVIVQHDFGFNGRRLYTLYAHLSLFLVSAGDRVRMGDVVGLSGRSGMVSGPHVHFEVRVGSNKYNATRNPILWMVPFEGHGVIAGRILAPNGQPIQDALVRLWQRKRVVDTTTTYVNPFWTDSQTYWNIVPDDVWRENFVFGDVPAGDYTLTVNVGNLDYEMQVTVRSATTSFVDFNLSQHEPTPSG
- a CDS encoding PD40 domain-containing protein; the protein is MLLRAFRAADKLTNAGLRVLAWGGAWLARQLFYLRLSFTALLLAVLAIVFRTASVGRGAYNATLRRQSMAQRAAAETPRTLIREDPLKSQNRVLSLFTVVLLIALIGIVLWTTNNAGTANRLPPTSDGAVALPILPTIPSPTPTLTPTASPSPVPDPLRVGGSIVYSLRVEGRENLFVLGIGMAQPLRLTNTPVDDRDPAWSPDGKRIAFTSRRDGNWELYTLDMESGALTRLTVTSGYEANPTWSPDGAFIAYEAYTNDNLDIYIIAAGGGGEPQRLTYNPAPDYAPAWGPAPSRLRNIAYVSQRDGNAEIYVISLDRPVEEEALRLTNTPTIEEKFPAWSPDGVNIAYSAYSEGVELVFSKSFNNPTGVPLTIGRGREPAWSPNSQSLVFALDVNGQTTLVGGLATGIGVASPLAISLPGRASHPHWTAAELPDSLITSGGAKPNDPPLYSEAVAPESASPPFYQFRRLPAIRAPLPVLSDRVDDSFVALREVSTQRIGYDFLGAPADLLWTRDRLPEPGQSRQSWHYAGRAFAFDRNLIFNTPAPIEIMREDIGANTYWRVYIRVDPAFQDGRLGEPLKEYPWDFASRIEGNDPAVFEQGGRRKGAIPKGYYVDFTQLAADFGWERLPSERQWRSNFPSLLYWEFDKREGLAWAEAMFELYTQAEIDAFLFGPTAIPTRTPQATPTFGPSRTPTPRPPDGG
- a CDS encoding TIR domain-containing protein — translated: MNPETIREISDLLMPLCGGEEERRALFLAALGSRHPLLAQITFSGAVGDFLPNALDRAYAYGMVSEADERNALWVFLLTAAEQMGADKQARIAALKRAVNRIDAQPGDQVFLSYARKDKAFVDALITDLNQRGVKVWIDQRGLKPGTPDWEQAIRGAIQRSWGVLLVASPDSRRSSYVQDEIAIAEMYSRPLYPVWAVGEHWIDCIPMGLGKIQYVDMRGDAYRTGIEAIAAALRGRESTGEMPAAPPAAAETGGEPRNPYKGLRAFRAEDERDFFGRDGLIKTLMVRLEGERFVAVVGASGSGKSSLVMAGVMPALRRAHPDWIFIDPFVPGRHPLERTALAFSSVFPARSVKAILDDLDMSGGRGLHILAQNALKAPGGRVVLLIDQFEELFTLTATESERQRFIDLLTTALAEGNSPLNVILTLRADFYDRPLNYADLGRLVKDHSESILPFSLTDLKDAIERPAGQNDVQLIFDRGLVAELVFEVREQTGAMPLLQFTLDQLFQRREGRRLTRAAYDAIGGVRGALAKHAEATYLALPSDAHRALAHFLLLRLIEPGATEQDTTRRRANSADLVLTDGAASARLTEVRQAFTEARLLTADRVGEIETVEVSHEALIREWGRLKVWLSEGREGIRAQQIVAQDAAEWRRKGKRPDDLYRGSKLIDAQEWAKRGSASGLEAEFIAASEAAEQARAADEQGRIDQLRRMEVGARRTRQRLLITTVFAAVIIMAAILAAYLGFQGQQLAREQENTAKKAVAAAQDTSTAIAGVAATAEVKQATAEQKVRDAEIKAAEVEKKIAAADANLTRTEVLRLAALSDTVFAQGGNAATAALLAIRSLRTGSTSEGDLALQRALASLYTAKVFARTQSPFSPIGILAFSPDGQFALIQADSDLQLWAVEQGIKMGSFPLTTSTSPPQFSADGQFLVMGINDKVIFYRVQTGEAVKTFANPTHYTTNASYNYVVRYAALTADGKTLLTYSEDNAIRLWDVSAEKELPAWSQAVDGLSGVQLSPDGRYVLFILSNGDGMALHELTSGRLVRSYKPHRNTIYRAVFTPDGQGILTASADSTARLTDVYTGEVIQIFAGHSNDVLYAAISADGQNVLTGGLDKTVRLWETVSGKEIRRFTEHQAPVYRVAFSPDGRYALSGDQQGQVRLWATDKSQTVRQFTAESPVYSVDYSPDGRYVAAGMDGGDVVIWDTRTESVVRRWKADDVHLNEVRFSPDGRYLVTLNAGARNVILWDIATGKRQRDYGQYPREGWDIAFSPDGQYLAVGNLDGIAYLYDTMTGALLRTFAGHSKNVYGVALSPDGTSLVTVSADGRMILWEVASGKQLRIFEGDGVEILTVAFSPDGRYIVTGGGGGGNPAPRLWEVETGNTIRFFGDGVVRVNVTRVTFSTDGRYVLATTRDPDDPTRGYIYVWEVESGRLIRQLIGHRDFVNSARFSPEGLHIVSGGQDGTIRLWDTAVMGMVDYACSRLFGDLTKEELVTFGISDTTPSCPTFAAITDMTAAHPTATPLAQPWTPVPTALIPQTTPILPLPTWTPFTPTATFLPPATVTAALPPNTRLPVTVTRDASPLPTVTLDIPPVTATLNTAIPSPTLTPTPLPTNTSAPLPPLPTIFFPPTPTYEPTRTPRR